A portion of the Gossypium arboreum isolate Shixiya-1 chromosome 8, ASM2569848v2, whole genome shotgun sequence genome contains these proteins:
- the LOC108470151 gene encoding heterogeneous nuclear ribonucleoprotein 1-like, which yields MSESGSKLFIGGISWGTDEDRLKEYFSSFGEVVEAVIMKDRTTGRARGFGFVVFADPAVAERVIKEKHNIDGRMVEAKKAVPRDDQNIMSRSTSSIHGSPSPGPTRKIFVGGLTSTVTESDFKKYFDQFGNIIDVVVMYDHNTQRPRGFGFITYDSEEAVDKVLLKNFHELNGKMVEVKRAVPRELSPGPSRSPLGGYNYGLNRVNNFFNGYTLGYAPSSVGGYGLGMDGKFSAVAGGRSGFSPFGASYGISMNFEPGLNLNFGNGANFSGNMSYGQGLNPYYNGNTNGLDSPIGHDRSSGGSTSFFSSATRNLWGGNGGLNYNTNAASSGAYMGSGSGSLRGNALGNSGTNWGSSAISGQGGRDNISGNSVNFGNGNGDNNFGLGTAGYERNIGTNVVPASSYTASNGGYDASFANLSASASIYGDTTWQSSTSVRDSSGTFGYGLDSATSDVMRKSSPGFIGGYNVNKRQANRGIAT from the exons ATGTCGGAGAGTGGCAGTAAGCTTTTTATTGGTGGGATATCTTGGGGCACCGATGAAGACCGTCTCAAGGAGTATTTCAGTAGTTTTGGTGAAGTAGTAGAGGCAGTGATCATGAAGGACCGGACCACAGGGCGTGCTCGTGGTTTCGGTTTCGTTGTTTTTGCTGACCCCGCTGTTGCTGAGAGAGTTATCAAGGAGAAACACAATATTGATGGCAGGATG GTCGAGGCAAAAAAGGCAGTTCCTAGGGATGACCAGAATATTATGAGTAGAAGCACTAGTAGCATCCATGGTTCACCTAGTCCAGGTCCCACAAGAAAGATTTTTGTAGGAGGCTTAACCTCGACAGTCACGGAGAGTGACTTCAAGAAGTATTTTGATCAGTTTGGGAATATCATAGACGTTGTGGTTATGTATGATCATAACACCCAAAGACCGAGGGGTTTCGGATTCATCACTTATGATTCAGAAGAGGCGGTTGACAAAGTGTTACTAAAAAATTTCCATGAACTGAATGGTAAAATGGTTGAGGTTAAAAGAGCAGTTCCCCGAGAGTTATCACCTGGTCCTAGTCGCAGCCCCTTAGGTGGATATAACTATGGTCTGAATAGGGTCAACAACTTTTTTAATGGCTACACTCTGGGATATGCTCCAAGCAGTGTAGGTGGCTATGGACTTGGGATGGATGGTAAATTCAGCGCAGTTGCTGGTGGTCGAAGTGGGTTTTCTCCTTTTGGTGCCAGTTATGGAATAAGCATGAACTTTGAGCCAGGGTTGAACCTGAATTTTGGAAATGGTGCAAATTTTAGTGGTAACATGAGCTATGGACAGGGATTGAACCCGTACTATAATGGTAATACAAATGGACTTGATAGTCCTATTGGGCATGATAGAAGTAGTGGAGGTAGTACTTCTTTTTTCAGCTCAGCGACTCGGAATCTTTGGGGGGGAAATGGGGGACTTAATTACAACACAAATGCTGCTAGTTCCGGTGCATATATGGGATCTGGAAGTGGGAGTTTAAGAGGAAATGCCTTGGGAAACAGTGGAACTAATTGGGGTTCTTCTGCCATTTCAGGTCAAGGTGGAAGGGATAACATTTCTGGCAATAGTGTGAATTTTGGCAATGGAAATGGTGATAACAACTTTGGGTTAGGAACAGCAGGGTATGAGAGAAACATTGGGACCAATGTGGTACCAGCATCATCATATACAGCATCGAATGGTGGTTATGATGCATCCTTTGCAAACCTTTCTGCAAGTGCTTCCATTTATGGGGATACCACTTGGCAATCATCAACATCTGTGCGAGACAGTTCTGGCACTTTCGGCTATGGACTTGATAGTGCCACTTCTGATGTTATGCGTAAAAGTTCTCCTGGTTTTATTGGTGGTTATAATGTTAATAAGAGACAAGCAAATAGAG GAATTGCAACCTAG